Proteins encoded together in one Pongo abelii isolate AG06213 chromosome 8, NHGRI_mPonAbe1-v2.0_pri, whole genome shotgun sequence window:
- the SFTPD gene encoding pulmonary surfactant-associated protein D, whose protein sequence is MLLFLLSALVLLTQPLGYLEAEMKTYSHRTTPSACTLVMCSSVESGLPGRDGRDGREGPRGEKGDPGLPGAAGQAGMPGQAGPVGPKGDNGSVGEPGPKGDTGPSGPPGPPGVPGPAGREGPLGKQGNIGPQGKPGPKGEAGPKGEVGAPGMQGSAGARGLTGPKGERGVPGERGVPGNAGAAGSAGAMGPQGSPGARGPPGLKGDKGVPGDKGTKGESGLPDVASLRQQVEALQGQIQHLQAAFSQHKKVELFPNGQSVGEKIFKTAGFVKPFTEAQLVCTQAGGQLASPRSATENAALQQLVIAQNEAAFLGVTDSKTEGKFTYPTGESLDYSNWAPGEPNDDGGSEDCVEIFTNGKWNDRACGEKRLVVCEF, encoded by the exons ATgctgctcttcctcctctctgcACTGGTCCTGCTCACACAGCCCCTGGGCTACCTGGAAGCAGAAATGAAGACCTACTCCCACAGAACAACGCCCAGTGCTTGCACCCTGGTCATGTGTAGCTCAGTGGAGAGTGGCCTGCCTGGTCGCGATGGACGGGATGGGAGAGAGGGCCCTCGGGGCGAGAAGGGGGACCCAG GTTTGCCAGGAGCTGCAGGGCAAGCAGGGATGCCTGGACAAGCTGGCCCGGTTGGGCCCAAAGGGGACAATGGCTCTGTTGGAGAACCTGGACCAAAGGGAGACACTGGGCCAAGTG GACCTCCAGGACCTCCTGGTGTGCCTGGTCCAGCTGGAAGAGAAGGTCCCTTGGGGAAGCAGGGGAACATAGGACCTCAGGGCAAGCCAGGCCCAAAAGGAGAAGCTGGGCCCAAAG GAGAAGTAGGTGCCCCAGGCATGCAGGGCTCGGCAGGGGCAAGAGGACTCACAGGCCCTAAGGGAGAGCGAGGCGTGCCTGGTGAGCGTGGAGTCCCTGGAAACGCAGGGGCAGCAG GATCTGCTGGAGCCATGGGTCCCCAGGGAAGCCCAGGTGCCAGGGGACCCCCGGGATTGAAGGGGGACAAAGGCGTTCCTGGAGACAAAGGAACAAAGGGAGAAAGTGGGCTTCCAG ATGTTGCTTCTCTGAGGCAGCAGGTTGAGGCCTTACAGGGACAAATACAGCACCTCCAGGCTGCTTTCTCTCAGCATAAGAAAG TTGAGCTCTTCCCAAATGGCCAAAGTGTCGGGGAGAAGATTTTCAAGACAGCAGGCTTTGTCAAACCGTTTACGGAGGCACAGCTGGTGTGCACACAGGCTGGTGGGCAGTTGGCCTCTCCACGCTCTGCCACTGAGAATGCCGCCTTGCAACAGCTGGTCATAGCTCAGAACGAGGCTGCTTTCCTGGGCGTGACTGACTCCAAGACAGAGGGCAAGTTCACCTaccccacaggagagtccctggaCTATTCCAACTGGGCCCCAGGGGAGCCCAACGATGACGGTGGGTCAGAGGACTGTGTGGAGATCTTCACCAATGGCAAGTGGAATGACAGGGCTTGTGGAGAAAAGCGTCTTGTGGTCTGCGAGTTCTGA